The sequence below is a genomic window from Acidobacteriota bacterium.
TGTTGCGGTTATTTGGATTGCGTGAATCTCCGGAGGCGCCGGTGACGGAAGACGAAATTAAAATTCTGATTGAACAGGGCATTCACGCGGGCGTTTTCGTCGAAACTGAGCGCGACATGGTGGAGCGCATTTTTCATCTTGCCGACCGTCGCGTCAGCGAATTGATGGTTCCCCGCACGGAAATGGTTTGGTTGAATGTTGACGATTCGCCGGAAGACATCGCCGCAACCATCACGAACTCTCCGCATTCACGGTTCCCGGTTGCGCAGGAATCACCCGACAACATTGTGGGCGTCGTCCAAGTGAAAAACCTGTGGGTGCAAAGCAGAAATCGCCAGCCGTTGAATTTGAAAGCGGTTCTGGACAAACCCTTGTTTTTGCCCGAAGCAACTCCGGCGTTCAAGGCGCTGGAAGCCTTTCGGCAAACGTGTTCACAAATTGCGCTGGTGGTGGACGAATACGGCGGCGTTGAAGGATTGGTCACGCTCAACGACATTCTGGAAGCCATCGTCGGCGCATTGCCCAACCCAGGCGTCATCGCCGATCCCGGAATTCAGCCGCGCGAAGATGGCTCCTATCTGATTGACGGTTCACTGTCCATCGCAGAGTTCAAAAAGTTTTTCGATATCAAACATCTGCCTGGAGAAGAAAACGACTGGTACCAAACTCTGGGCGGATTTGTGATGACGCACCTTGGAAAGGTCCCTCGCGTAGCGGATCAATTTGAATGGGAAGGGCTGAAGTTCGAGGTTCTGGACATGGATCGCAACCGCGTGGATAAGCTGTTGGTGAAGCAGTCAGCAGAAAAAGAAGCAAAAAAGCTCGACAGCGCATGAAATCTGCCGAGCTTTTTTCCAATTGAATTGGAAATGAGTTTAGCGCGAAGCCGTCGCGCCGTTTGGTTTCAACCATTGATCAAACCAATCCAGGACTGTTTTGTACCAAAGCTCGCTGTTTTGCGGCTTGAGAACCCAGTGGCCTTCGTCCGGGAAGTATAAAAACTTCGACGGAACGCCCTTGCGTTGCAAAGTGGAAAATAACTGAATGCCTTCGCCGACCGGAACGCGGTAATCCAATTCGCCGTGAACAACCAGCATCGGCGTTTTGAAGTTTTTGGCGTACAGATGTGGCGACCATTTCGCATACAACTCCGGATGTTCCCAGGGCGTTCCTTTGAATTCCCATTCCTGAAACCAAAGCTCTTCGGTGGCATACATGCTGGTGGTGTTGAAAATGCCAGCGTGCGTCACCAATGCCTTGAACCGGTCGGTGTGTCCCTCGATCCAGTTTGTCATATACCCGCCATACGAACCGCCGGCCGCTCCCATTCGCGCAGGGTCAACGTAGCCTTGTTTGATGATGTAATCCACGCCCTTCATCAAGTCTTCATAAACCGCGCCGCCCCAATCGCCGCTGATTTGTTCGGTGAAGGCTTGGCCATACCCTGTCGAACCGTGCGGATTGATCATCACCGTGACATATCCTCGCGCCGCCCACATTTGCGGATTCCAGCGATAGCCCCAACTATCCAGCCAGGCGCCTTGCGGGCCGCCGTGAATCAGCAGCACCATCGGATATTTTTTTGATTTGTCGAACTGCGGAGGCTTGATGATGAATCCATGAATCTTTGACGGTTTGCCGGGACCAATGTCGGATGACGCTTTGATCTTACCGAGCTTGGCGGTGCGCGTGACGGGAACTTTCGCACCGTCGTATTCAAAATCTTCTCCCGGATTCATCTCCAATTGCGCCAGCAAGGCGGCATTGGTATTGGTCAACTGGTGAGCGTTGCTGCCATCCGTGTTGGCAACAAAAACCTCGGCGGGCATTGTCAGGCTGGAGCGCGTGTAGGCCATCATTTTGCCGTCGCCGGAAAGCGAAATGCCGCTGCTGGAGGTTTTCGTAATCAGCGGTTTCACATCGCCACCATTGATGGAAATCGAACCGATCAATTCACGCCCTTGATCCTCAGCGCCAATGATCAGGCTCTGGCTGTCGGGCTCCCAAATCATTTCGCCAACCCAACGATCGAACCCATTCGTCAGTTCTTTGATGGCGCCGGTTTGCCGGTTGTAGAGCATCAGGCGGAATCGGTCGGATTCGTATCCGTTGCGTTGTTGCGAACGATACGCGATCCATTTGCCGTCCGGTGAATAGCGGGGCGTGCTGTCGTAACCGGTGTTGGCTCCGGTGATGCGTTTGGCTTCGCCCCCCGTAACCGGAACGATGAACAGATCATTATTGGTGCTGATGGCTTCGACCTTGTCCGTGTTGCGCGCAAAGCAAAGCTCTTTGCCGTCGGGCGCAAGGTCATACGCCAGCGGATCGCCCAAACTAAACGGCGGCGCGTCGAAATCTCCCGGCGTCATATCCTTTGGCTCGCCACCTTCAGCGGAAACGACAAACACGTGCGACCGTTTTCCGAGTTTGAATTCGTTCCAGTGCCGATACAGCAACCGGTCGGAAATGACGGCTTTTACTTTGCTGGCGTCGGCGGCTTCGGCTTTCTGCGCCGTGCACTTCAGATCAGGGCATTCAGGATAAACATCTGTCGTGAAGGCAAACGTTTTGCCATCCGGCGACCAGGTAAATTCCGCCACGCCCAGCGGAACGTCTGTCACTTTGCGCGGATTCGATCCATCGGCGCCGGCAACATAAATCTGCGGCGCTCCGTCGCGCGAAGAGATAAACGCCAACCATTTGCCGTCGGCAGACCAGCGCGGCGTGTCGTCATTGCGACTGGAAGAAATCAGAATAAAAGTATTGCCACCATACGTCGGCGCGACGTGGATGCTGCGTTTGCCTCGATTCGCCTGCTTGTCAATCGCGTTGACGACATACGCCACAAACCGTCCATCCGGCGAAATTTGGGCGTCCGCCACGCGCTTCATCGAAATCAGATCGTCAAACGTGATCGGGTGTTTTGACTGTCCAATGGCAGCCAGACTAATTGCTGTTAATGCGGTAAATAACCAGATTGTTTTGCCAAGGTGTTTCATAAAATGTCTCCATAAACTTACTTGAGCGGCAAAAATTCAACTCGATTGATCCACTCAGAAAATTCTGTAGCACCAGCAATGATCTCCAAATCATCTACACATTCGCCAATCGAGATGTTGAGTTGGTGGGCATAAATGATCCCAACGAATTCGATTCCAGACTGTTGCCGAAGCTTCGCCTCACGAAGTAAGTCGTCGTCTTGCGTAA
It includes:
- a CDS encoding S9 family peptidase encodes the protein MKHLGKTIWLFTALTAISLAAIGQSKHPITFDDLISMKRVADAQISPDGRFVAYVVNAIDKQANRGKRSIHVAPTYGGNTFILISSSRNDDTPRWSADGKWLAFISSRDGAPQIYVAGADGSNPRKVTDVPLGVAEFTWSPDGKTFAFTTDVYPECPDLKCTAQKAEAADASKVKAVISDRLLYRHWNEFKLGKRSHVFVVSAEGGEPKDMTPGDFDAPPFSLGDPLAYDLAPDGKELCFARNTDKVEAISTNNDLFIVPVTGGEAKRITGANTGYDSTPRYSPDGKWIAYRSQQRNGYESDRFRLMLYNRQTGAIKELTNGFDRWVGEMIWEPDSQSLIIGAEDQGRELIGSISINGGDVKPLITKTSSSGISLSGDGKMMAYTRSSLTMPAEVFVANTDGSNAHQLTNTNAALLAQLEMNPGEDFEYDGAKVPVTRTAKLGKIKASSDIGPGKPSKIHGFIIKPPQFDKSKKYPMVLLIHGGPQGAWLDSWGYRWNPQMWAARGYVTVMINPHGSTGYGQAFTEQISGDWGGAVYEDLMKGVDYIIKQGYVDPARMGAAGGSYGGYMTNWIEGHTDRFKALVTHAGIFNTTSMYATEELWFQEWEFKGTPWEHPELYAKWSPHLYAKNFKTPMLVVHGELDYRVPVGEGIQLFSTLQRKGVPSKFLYFPDEGHWVLKPQNSELWYKTVLDWFDQWLKPNGATASR
- a CDS encoding DUF5615 family PIN-like protein; this translates as MDVHVRRTVTEGLRLRGIDVLTAQEDGRHRLADPLLLDRAGELGRLLFTQDDDLLREAKLRQQSGIEFVGIIYAHQLNISIGECVDDLEIIAGATEFSEWINRVEFLPLK
- a CDS encoding HlyC/CorC family transporter — its product is MYFEIFAIFILLLANGVFAMSEMAIVSARKARLKQRADQGDKNAVAALALADAPGPFLSTVQVGITLVGILAGAFGGSRIAERIAPSLSDLSYIGKYSEEIAFAGVVIIITYFSLVIGELIPKRLALRSAESIALSVASPMGKLSRFVSPVVNLLDRSTDGLLRLFGLRESPEAPVTEDEIKILIEQGIHAGVFVETERDMVERIFHLADRRVSELMVPRTEMVWLNVDDSPEDIAATITNSPHSRFPVAQESPDNIVGVVQVKNLWVQSRNRQPLNLKAVLDKPLFLPEATPAFKALEAFRQTCSQIALVVDEYGGVEGLVTLNDILEAIVGALPNPGVIADPGIQPREDGSYLIDGSLSIAEFKKFFDIKHLPGEENDWYQTLGGFVMTHLGKVPRVADQFEWEGLKFEVLDMDRNRVDKLLVKQSAEKEAKKLDSA